Proteins from a single region of Alloscardovia omnicolens:
- a CDS encoding F0F1 ATP synthase subunit delta produces MHGEASLASARLTRQAWAGRLQEQGDHALEIARQLLDITAVLDANVRLQRVLTDPGRTADDRVALVHKLFSGSIDDVSQQILCSLVRKRWSKTMHLVNSLEDIAVDAVFYSADAQGVTSQLSAELSRVHSALLNLPEVLSGLSDTRASWDARAKLLNAVVRTDELHPLTKFLIDHVAHQPRRRRFLSAMNWLTERISEHEGDRVVTVVTAVPLSADQRSRISEAYSKKLGTSVYIDSIVDPRVLGGMRIQHGARVTDTTVAAQLQTLQRTLAGGFGSSARVNKNN; encoded by the coding sequence ATGCATGGTGAAGCATCATTAGCATCTGCACGGCTTACTCGCCAAGCATGGGCGGGACGCCTTCAGGAGCAAGGTGATCATGCTTTAGAGATTGCACGTCAGCTCTTGGATATTACTGCAGTACTTGATGCTAACGTTCGTTTGCAGCGAGTACTGACTGATCCAGGTCGTACAGCTGATGACCGTGTAGCTCTGGTTCATAAACTCTTTAGTGGCTCTATTGACGATGTATCACAGCAGATTCTGTGCTCTCTTGTGCGTAAGCGCTGGAGTAAGACAATGCACTTGGTCAACTCTTTAGAAGATATTGCAGTTGATGCTGTATTCTATTCGGCTGATGCTCAAGGAGTGACTTCGCAGCTGTCTGCTGAACTCTCTCGCGTGCATTCAGCCCTGCTTAATCTTCCAGAAGTTCTATCTGGCTTATCAGATACCCGTGCTTCATGGGATGCGCGTGCCAAGCTGCTTAACGCTGTGGTACGCACAGATGAACTGCATCCATTGACCAAGTTTTTGATTGACCACGTGGCTCATCAGCCTCGCCGTCGTCGATTCTTGTCGGCAATGAATTGGCTTACAGAACGTATTTCTGAGCATGAAGGTGATCGTGTAGTTACTGTAGTAACCGCCGTACCTCTCAGTGCTGATCAGCGCTCACGTATTAGTGAGGCTTATTCCAAGAAGCTAGGAACATCGGTGTATATCGATTCTATCGTGGATCCTCGCGTTCTTGGAGGCATGCGCATTCAGCATGGTGCACGTGTAACTGATACGACTGTGGCAGCACAATTACAGACTTTGCAACGCACATTAGCAGGTGGATTTGGTTCGTCTGCGCGCGTGAATAAGAACAATTAA
- a CDS encoding F0F1 ATP synthase subunit B: MLVAEGANGISLFLPESYDLIWSAVILVILAAFFYFFFMPKFNQIFDERAHKIEGGFERAAQAEAEAEEKKKQYEDQLRTARTEASKIRDDARTEATRIIADAKKNAEKEAAQVAASAQKAIEVQRSQALVSLKGEVGAIATALAGKILGSKLNSSEVQSSMIDDAISELEH; encoded by the coding sequence ATGCTTGTAGCAGAAGGTGCAAACGGAATCTCTTTGTTCTTGCCAGAAAGCTATGACCTGATTTGGTCAGCTGTTATCCTCGTCATCCTCGCAGCTTTCTTCTATTTCTTCTTTATGCCAAAGTTCAATCAGATTTTTGATGAACGTGCTCATAAGATTGAGGGCGGTTTTGAACGCGCAGCTCAAGCAGAGGCTGAAGCAGAAGAAAAGAAAAAGCAGTACGAAGATCAGCTCAGAACAGCTCGTACCGAAGCATCTAAGATTCGTGACGATGCTCGTACAGAAGCTACTCGCATTATTGCTGATGCGAAGAAGAATGCTGAGAAGGAAGCAGCTCAGGTTGCTGCTTCTGCGCAGAAAGCTATTGAAGTGCAGCGTTCTCAGGCATTAGTCAGTTTGAAGGGTGAAGTTGGAGCTATCGCTACAGCTCTTGCCGGAAAGATTCTGGGCAGCAAGCTAAATAGCAGCGAAGTTCAATCTTCCATGATTGACGATGCAATTAGCGAGCTTGAACATTAA
- the atpE gene encoding ATP synthase F0 subunit C translates to MDLLTLAAISGNISVLGYGIAALGPAIGLGIMFGKALESTARQPEASGKLNVIMYIGLAIIEVLALLGFVAFMMAR, encoded by the coding sequence ATGGATCTCCTAACTCTTGCAGCTATTTCCGGTAACATTTCCGTTCTTGGCTACGGCATCGCAGCTCTTGGACCAGCAATCGGATTGGGAATCATGTTCGGTAAGGCACTGGAATCTACTGCTCGTCAGCCAGAAGCTTCCGGTAAGCTCAACGTTATTATGTACATCGGTTTGGCAATTATCGAAGTTTTGGCATTGCTCGGCTTCGTTGCATTCATGATGGCTCGATAA
- the atpB gene encoding F0F1 ATP synthase subunit A, with translation MNGILNATAFSARVLAEHGPELPSLNDFLPPVILFQGTPFAMNRIILVRVVATALILLVLGLTAARAKVVPGRWQGVVEFLLEFVRDNIVYQILGELRGKKYLPMITTMFMTILVFNLCGIIPGANIAATATIAMPLVFALWTMVQYWAAGISAHGLAGFLKEELFPAGVPWPVYILLTPIQLLEIILIRPFSLTLRLFANMISGHLLVAITLAMSNFYLIEAQQAAMKSVGLLWFVGGFALTGFEIFVAGLQAFIFCILSCVYINQSLGEE, from the coding sequence ATGAACGGTATTTTAAACGCAACAGCGTTTTCTGCTCGCGTTCTTGCTGAACACGGGCCGGAGCTTCCGTCACTTAACGATTTCTTACCTCCAGTCATCCTTTTCCAAGGTACTCCGTTTGCTATGAACCGCATTATTCTTGTGCGCGTTGTAGCAACAGCTCTTATTCTGCTCGTTTTGGGATTAACTGCTGCACGTGCAAAAGTTGTTCCAGGCCGTTGGCAGGGGGTTGTGGAATTCTTGCTTGAGTTTGTGCGCGATAATATTGTGTATCAGATTCTGGGAGAACTTCGTGGCAAGAAATATCTTCCTATGATCACCACTATGTTCATGACTATTTTAGTCTTTAACTTATGCGGTATTATCCCAGGTGCAAATATTGCGGCTACAGCCACAATTGCTATGCCATTAGTTTTTGCATTATGGACCATGGTTCAGTATTGGGCAGCTGGCATTAGTGCGCACGGTTTGGCAGGATTCCTGAAAGAGGAATTATTCCCAGCTGGAGTGCCATGGCCAGTATATATTTTGCTAACACCTATACAACTTCTCGAAATCATCTTGATTCGCCCATTCTCATTAACACTTCGACTTTTTGCCAATATGATTTCTGGTCACTTGCTTGTGGCTATTACCTTGGCAATGTCCAACTTCTATCTCATTGAGGCTCAGCAAGCTGCAATGAAGTCGGTGGGATTGTTGTGGTTTGTTGGTGGTTTCGCTTTAACAGGTTTTGAGATATTCGTTGCAGGTTTGCAGGCGTTTATCTTCTGTATTCTTTCTTGCGTCTACATTAATCAAAGCCTCGGGGAAGAATAA
- the metA gene encoding homoserine O-succinyltransferase has translation MPIKFPEGLPAKEILDAERIFAMSARDAQEQQVRPLRMCILNLMPKKIETETQILRLMSKSPLQLDIDFMRVSSHETKHTSADHLIKFYETFDVLKDNYYDGFVITGAPVEHLNFEDVDYWNELTQIIDWAQTNVFSTVYLCWGAMAGLYYRYNIDKHIEDSKVFGVFEQWLQDEYNFLTNGFDEICLQPHSRVASMDEQQIDANPALQVLTRGEVAGSGLIATRDFSEVFILGHWEYVRNTLAGEYERDMAKGLENVPFPRNYYPHNDPTLDPLFSWRAHANLLWRNWLNWVYQTTPYDVTEIPGLKAEGKLGTDRNIKHEPGAPRQDYFEPFKGTTYGVRTEE, from the coding sequence ATGCCGATTAAATTTCCTGAGGGTCTTCCAGCTAAAGAAATTCTAGATGCTGAGCGAATTTTTGCCATGAGCGCTCGCGATGCACAAGAACAGCAAGTGCGTCCGTTGCGTATGTGCATCCTCAATCTTATGCCGAAGAAGATTGAAACAGAAACTCAGATTTTACGTCTCATGTCTAAGTCGCCACTGCAGTTAGACATTGATTTTATGCGTGTTAGCTCTCATGAAACCAAGCATACGAGTGCGGATCATCTTATTAAGTTTTATGAAACCTTTGATGTGCTCAAAGATAATTATTATGACGGCTTTGTGATTACAGGTGCGCCAGTAGAACATCTTAATTTTGAAGATGTTGATTATTGGAACGAGCTTACCCAGATTATTGATTGGGCACAAACCAACGTCTTTTCCACTGTCTATTTGTGCTGGGGAGCCATGGCAGGCTTGTATTATCGGTACAACATTGACAAACATATTGAAGACAGCAAGGTTTTTGGTGTGTTTGAGCAGTGGTTACAAGATGAATACAACTTCTTAACCAACGGTTTTGACGAGATTTGTTTACAGCCACATTCTCGCGTGGCCAGCATGGATGAGCAGCAGATTGATGCCAACCCAGCCTTACAAGTGCTCACTCGGGGAGAAGTGGCAGGTTCAGGTCTGATTGCTACGCGCGATTTTTCTGAAGTCTTTATTTTAGGACATTGGGAATATGTTCGTAACACCTTAGCCGGCGAATATGAACGTGATATGGCTAAAGGTTTGGAAAATGTTCCATTCCCTAGGAATTATTATCCACATAATGATCCAACTTTAGATCCTCTGTTTTCCTGGCGCGCCCATGCGAATTTGTTGTGGCGCAATTGGCTCAACTGGGTGTATCAAACCACGCCGTATGATGTGACTGAAATTCCAGGGTTGAAAGCAGAAGGGAAGCTAGGCACAGACCGCAATATTAAGCATGAGCCAGGCGCTCCTCGTCAGGATTATTTTGAGCCTTTTAAGGGTACAACTTATGGTGTCCGTACTGAGGAATAG
- a CDS encoding AzlC family ABC transporter permease — translation MARLNMSTLTKAARAAFPLTIPIGFAWFFLGVSYGLLMESKGFAVWYTALMAAVIFAGSMEFITADLLLGAFNPLLAFFMALMVNARHLFYGLAMLRKYSGVGVKKWYLVFGLADETFALNSSARIPADVDRGWFYFFTTVINQFYWVASAVCGSLIGSFIPFNTRGIDFILVAMFAAIFLEEWLSTKKHSSAAVGVIVSLVSLLIFGAQAFLIPAMLGILAIFTMLYMKQSGGWQPAQKDSKKNSTTKNMSNSMSTSTSNTED, via the coding sequence ATGGCACGTTTGAATATGAGTACCTTGACCAAAGCAGCACGCGCAGCATTTCCCCTGACCATTCCTATCGGCTTTGCTTGGTTCTTCTTGGGAGTGTCCTATGGATTGCTTATGGAATCCAAAGGTTTTGCTGTATGGTATACCGCACTTATGGCAGCGGTTATTTTTGCTGGCTCTATGGAATTCATTACAGCTGATCTGCTCCTGGGCGCTTTTAACCCACTGTTGGCTTTCTTCATGGCATTAATGGTTAACGCTCGCCATTTGTTTTATGGGCTGGCCATGTTGCGTAAATATAGTGGCGTCGGCGTGAAGAAATGGTATCTTGTTTTTGGTTTAGCAGATGAAACTTTTGCTTTGAATTCTTCCGCTCGCATTCCCGCTGACGTAGACCGCGGATGGTTTTATTTCTTTACCACTGTTATCAACCAATTTTATTGGGTTGCTAGTGCAGTGTGTGGCTCTTTGATCGGCTCCTTTATTCCTTTTAATACGCGTGGGATTGATTTTATTTTGGTTGCCATGTTTGCCGCTATTTTCTTGGAGGAATGGTTAAGCACGAAAAAACATTCTTCTGCTGCTGTTGGAGTAATTGTTTCCTTAGTTAGTTTATTGATTTTTGGCGCTCAAGCTTTTCTTATTCCAGCTATGCTCGGGATTTTAGCTATCTTTACTATGCTCTATATGAAGCAATCAGGTGGCTGGCAACCTGCTCAGAAAGATTCTAAGAAAAACTCTACAACCAAAAATATGAGTAACAGTATGAGCACCAGTACAAGCAATACGGAGGATTAA